Proteins found in one Thermoanaerobaculia bacterium genomic segment:
- a CDS encoding tetratricopeptide repeat protein has product MLSRRSLFALLAATALLRLAHLFAVRDAPFVGQLALDSQEYDRWARAIAAGDWLGSAPFFQAPLYPYLVAVVYRLVPLAAAAPLSVYLLQIAVAVLGCWALIRAAEALAGPRAAGATGLLFALYTPFWFYDVQLLKESFAVSAVCLLLFLLLKARASERPSVWFAVGLVGAFLALLRENMLLVAPFLLLLTWRERTGKGWLFALRRCGLLLLGLTLPLLVVASRNAALGGGFLPTTSQGGVNFWIGNNPSADGTYRPLVPGKQVPSYEREGARILAEQAVGRPLAADEVSGYWLRRALSWASAEPIAFVRLQFTKLGLYWSGYEWPDAVDYYWMKTISWPLRLPGLEWSAAALLALWGLLLERRRLALWSPVLLFELGWMLSVVAFFVFSRYRLPAVPGLLLLAAIPLARASEAFARGDRRQTGAMFAGVAILWLAPHLPGYPPRTELVHFNLGRLAEERGDLADAAAHYERTLAADPANFSATLNLGNLAARAGDYAAARSRFEAAVALSPDSDDAHANLGGALLALGERAAAERELARALELNPENRFARHNLEVLKARALQTVP; this is encoded by the coding sequence ATGCTCTCCCGGAGGAGCCTGTTCGCGCTGCTCGCCGCGACGGCGCTCCTCCGGCTCGCCCATCTCTTCGCCGTCCGCGACGCTCCGTTCGTCGGCCAACTGGCGCTCGACAGCCAGGAGTACGACCGCTGGGCGCGGGCGATCGCCGCCGGCGACTGGCTGGGGAGCGCGCCGTTCTTCCAGGCGCCGCTCTACCCCTACCTGGTCGCCGTCGTCTATCGCCTCGTCCCCCTGGCGGCCGCGGCGCCGCTTTCGGTCTACCTGCTGCAGATCGCGGTGGCCGTCCTCGGCTGCTGGGCGCTGATCCGTGCCGCCGAGGCACTCGCCGGCCCCCGCGCCGCGGGAGCCACCGGACTTCTCTTCGCTCTCTACACGCCGTTCTGGTTCTACGACGTGCAGCTCTTGAAAGAGAGCTTCGCCGTCTCCGCGGTCTGTCTACTTCTCTTTCTGTTGCTGAAGGCTCGCGCGAGCGAGCGACCGTCGGTGTGGTTTGCGGTCGGTCTCGTCGGTGCATTTCTCGCCTTGCTGCGGGAGAACATGTTGCTGGTCGCACCGTTTCTGCTGCTGCTCACGTGGCGCGAAAGGACCGGTAAAGGGTGGTTGTTCGCGTTGCGGCGGTGTGGTCTGTTGTTGCTCGGGCTGACGCTGCCGCTGCTGGTTGTCGCTTCGCGGAACGCGGCGCTCGGTGGCGGCTTTCTGCCGACGACGTCGCAGGGTGGGGTCAACTTCTGGATCGGCAACAACCCATCGGCCGACGGGACCTATCGCCCGCTGGTGCCGGGCAAGCAGGTTCCTTCCTACGAGCGGGAGGGGGCGCGGATTCTCGCTGAGCAGGCGGTCGGTCGGCCACTGGCGGCGGATGAGGTTTCCGGCTACTGGTTGCGTCGCGCTCTGTCGTGGGCGAGCGCCGAGCCGATCGCGTTCGTTCGCCTGCAGTTCACCAAGCTCGGGCTCTACTGGAGCGGCTACGAGTGGCCCGACGCGGTCGACTACTACTGGATGAAGACGATCTCCTGGCCGCTGCGTCTGCCGGGGCTCGAGTGGAGCGCCGCGGCGCTCCTTGCGCTCTGGGGGCTGCTGCTCGAGCGCCGGCGCCTCGCTCTCTGGTCGCCGGTGTTGCTCTTCGAGCTCGGCTGGATGCTCTCGGTGGTGGCGTTCTTCGTCTTCTCGCGCTACCGCCTGCCGGCGGTACCGGGGCTGCTGCTGCTCGCGGCGATACCGCTCGCTCGCGCCTCCGAGGCTTTCGCCCGTGGCGACAGGCGGCAGACCGGCGCGATGTTCGCCGGCGTCGCGATCCTCTGGCTGGCGCCGCACCTGCCCGGCTACCCGCCACGGACCGAGCTCGTCCACTTCAACCTCGGCCGCCTGGCCGAGGAGCGTGGCGACCTCGCGGATGCCGCCGCACACTACGAACGGACACTCGCCGCCGATCCGGCGAACTTCTCCGCGACGCTGAATCTGGGGAACCTCGCCGCCCGCGCCGGCGACTACGCGGCCGCCCGCTCCCGCTTCGAAGCCGCAGTGGCCCTCTCCCCCGACTCCGACGACGCCCACGCCAACCTCGGCGGGGCGCTGCTCGCGCTGGGAGAGCGCGCAGCCGCCGAGCGCGAGCTCGCGAGGGCCCTCGAGCTCAACCCCGAAAACCGCTTCGCGCGGCACAATCTGGAGGTCCTGAAGGCGCGGGCGCTGCAGACGGTTCCCTAG